In Tursiops truncatus isolate mTurTru1 chromosome 9, mTurTru1.mat.Y, whole genome shotgun sequence, a single genomic region encodes these proteins:
- the MPLKIP gene encoding M-phase-specific PLK1-interacting protein, which produces MHRQNFRPPTPPCPSPGVGGWGSGSSFRGTPGGGGARPPSPRDGYGSPHHTPPYGPRSRPYGSSHSPRHGGSFPGGRFGSPSPGGYPGNYSKSPAGSQQQFGYSPGQQQTHPQGSPRTSTPFGSGRGREKRMSNELESYFKPSMLEDPWAGLEPVSVVDISQQYSNTQTFTGKKGRYFC; this is translated from the exons ATGCACCGACAGAATTTCCGACCCCCGACTCCTCCTTGCCCCAGCCCGGGTGTAGGAGGTTGGGGAAGCGGGAGCAGCTTCCGGGGTACCCCGGGCGGAGGCGGAGCGCGGCCGCCATCCCCGCGGGACGGGTACGGGAGTCCACACCACACGCCGCCGTACGGGCCCAGGTCTAGGCCCTACGGGAGCAGCCACTCTCCGCGACACGGCGGCAGCTTCCCTGGGGGCCGGTTCGGGTCTCCGTCCCCTGGCGGCTACCCTGGCAACTACTCCAAGTCCCCCGCGGGGTCCCAGCAGCAATTCGGCTACTCCCCAGGGCAGCAGCAGACCCACCCCCAG ggtTCTCCAAGGACATCTACACCATTTGGATCAGGGCGtggtagagaaaagagaatgtcTAATGAGTTGGAAAGTTATTTCAAGCCTTCAATGCTTGAAGACCCTTGGGCTGGCCTAGAACCAGTATCTGTAGTGGATATAAGCCAACAATACAGCAATACTCAAACATTCACAGGCAAAAAAGGAAGATACTTttgttaa